One Bacillota bacterium genomic window, GGAGGAGACTGCGGTCGGGGCAGGAGGAAAAGGACAGGGCGCACCCGAGGCGCCCACAGAGGTATTCAGGGTGCCTCAGGTGACTCGCGGCGGAGGCTCGAAGGGAGTGGATGATACTCTGGCAAGACCCGCCAAGGCTTCGCACGGCCCCGGCAAGGCCATCTTGGCCATCATCGCGTTCACGGTGGCTCTCCTCGTCCTCGCGGCAGTGGCCGTCATCAGGTTGCCCGAGTGGTTGTACGTTGAGGAGGTGCGAGTTCCCGACTTCACCGGGAAGACTCTGGACGAGGCCAGAATCATAGCGGAACAAGCGGGCCTGCGTCTGGATGAGCCTGATAGACGCTACGATGATTCGGCCCCGCCGTACTCGGTGATCGCCCAACGGCCTGCTCCGTACGAGAAGGTCAAGCTCAATAGCAGGGTTACTCTCGTGGTGAGCATCGGAAAAGAGATGGTGGAGGTGCCGGATCTCAAGGGCATGGACCTCCGTCAGGCTCTTCTGGAGCTCGAGCGGTTGGAGCTCAAGGCGGGGAGCCAATCAGAGGAATACAGCTCGGAGATCGAGCGCGGGCGAGTGCTCTCGCAATCGCCAGACGCCGGGAGGCGCGTCGAGAAGGGCGTTCCCGTGGACATCGTGCTCTCGGCGGGCCCTCAGCCGAACGTCGTAGTCGTGCCCGAACTTGTGGGCACCACAGTCTCCGAGGCCGAGTCAATGCTGGCATCGGCGGGGCTCGTGAGAGGCGATGTCGTCGAGCAGCCGCGCGAAGGCGAGGATCCCGGCATAGTCCTCAGTCAGGTCCCCGCGGCTGGGCAGGAAGTGGAGCGCGGCACACCTGTGAACCTCGTGGTGTCCGCCGGATCGAAGGAACCGTCCTCGATTCTCGACGCCATAACTCCCGTGTCCACGATTGTCACGATCCTCGTGCCTCCGGGCGCTGACCAGCAGGAGGTCAGGATCAGAATAAACGACTACTACGGTGAAAGGGA contains:
- the pknB gene encoding Stk1 family PASTA domain-containing Ser/Thr kinase — protein: MTEEVLGRRYTILSRVGEGGMAEVYRARDSVLNRIVAIKVLRPQFASDEEFIERFRREAQAAASLSHPNIVSIYDVGHDGDRYYIVMEYVSGKSLKDLIREQGPLRPERAAWIASQILAALDHAHKNNIVHRDIKPHNILVTPEGRVKVTDFGIARAKSTSALTETGTIIGTVNYFSPEQARGEAAGVGSDVYSLGVVLYEMLTGRVPFRGDTPIAIALQHLQGTAIPPSELNPRVPADLSRVVMKALEKDPARRYQQAREMMRALEKYSSVPAGEEVEEETAVGAGGKGQGAPEAPTEVFRVPQVTRGGGSKGVDDTLARPAKASHGPGKAILAIIAFTVALLVLAAVAVIRLPEWLYVEEVRVPDFTGKTLDEARIIAEQAGLRLDEPDRRYDDSAPPYSVIAQRPAPYEKVKLNSRVTLVVSIGKEMVEVPDLKGMDLRQALLELERLELKAGSQSEEYSSEIERGRVLSQSPDAGRRVEKGVPVDIVLSAGPQPNVVVVPELVGTTVSEAESMLASAGLVRGDVVEQPREGEDPGIVLSQVPAAGQEVERGTPVNLVVSAGSKEPSSILDAITPVSTIVTILVPPGADQQEVRIRINDYYGERDYYVGMHSPGERVEKEVNAWGRKVRIRVYIAGVLYEDEWVPKG